In Janthinobacterium rivuli, a single genomic region encodes these proteins:
- a CDS encoding ABC transporter ATP-binding protein: MIHVNQIEKSYGEKRVLAHVSAQFPKGKVTSLIGPNGAGKTTLLMLIARLQEANGGEITIDGRSIAAIKIQDYARRVATLRQSPDFHLRLTVEELVAFGRFPYSRGSLTAQDRQAIDDAIAFLSLENLRASYVDELSGGQRQMAFLAMTIAQQTDILLLDEPLNNLDMKHAVQIMRALRRLCDEQGRTVILVIHDINFAANYSDHIVAMQGGAVRFAGPAHEVVTEARLRALYDIDFHIVLNERGCVCNYFTPTGA; the protein is encoded by the coding sequence ATGATTCACGTCAACCAGATTGAAAAAAGCTACGGAGAAAAGCGCGTGCTGGCCCACGTCAGCGCGCAGTTTCCCAAGGGCAAAGTGACGTCTCTGATCGGTCCGAATGGCGCCGGCAAGACGACCTTGCTGATGCTCATCGCGCGCCTGCAGGAAGCGAATGGCGGCGAGATTACGATAGACGGGCGCAGCATCGCGGCCATCAAGATCCAGGACTATGCAAGACGGGTGGCCACCCTGCGCCAGTCGCCCGATTTTCATTTGCGCCTGACGGTGGAAGAGCTCGTCGCCTTCGGCCGCTTCCCCTACAGCCGAGGTAGCTTGACGGCGCAAGACCGGCAAGCCATCGATGACGCCATCGCCTTTCTGTCGCTGGAAAACTTGCGCGCCAGCTACGTCGATGAGCTGAGCGGCGGCCAGCGCCAGATGGCCTTCCTGGCCATGACGATCGCCCAGCAAACGGATATTCTGCTGCTCGACGAGCCGCTCAACAACCTCGACATGAAGCACGCCGTGCAGATCATGCGCGCGCTGCGCCGCCTGTGCGACGAGCAGGGCCGCACCGTGATCCTGGTGATCCACGACATCAATTTCGCCGCCAATTATTCCGACCACATCGTTGCCATGCAGGGCGGCGCCGTGCGCTTTGCTGGTCCCGCGCACGAGGTCGTCACCGAGGCACGCTTGCGCGCGCTGTACGACATCGATTTTCACATCGTGCTCAATGAGCGCGGCTGCGTCTGCAATTACTTTACCCCCACAGGAGCTTGA
- a CDS encoding siderophore ABC transporter substrate-binding protein: protein MIWNKSHCALAVLLAAMAVLQGCTDKASTAPPAPAASASEQAFTPITIEHKLGTTVIQQRPQRVAVLDMNEVDFLDQLGVPVAGMVKDYVPHFLTRYKDDANIRDLGAIVQPNLEHIHALQPDLILMTSIQANHYKELSQIAPTLHFDVDYQNSESQHIEVVKQHLLTLGRIFGKEDLASRKAAELDAKVTDARKMTQERPEKALIVLHNNGAFSSFGVRSRYGFVFDALGVKPASTAIEAGLHGQPISSEFIQQANPDIIYVVDRTAVMEHRPVMTAEQMANPLLRQTNAWKNGRVVFVDADAWYITAASVTSLKRVIDDVLRGYQ, encoded by the coding sequence ATGATCTGGAACAAATCCCACTGCGCGCTGGCCGTGCTGCTCGCCGCCATGGCCGTCCTGCAAGGCTGCACCGACAAGGCGTCCACGGCACCGCCAGCGCCTGCCGCTTCCGCGTCGGAGCAGGCATTTACTCCCATCACCATTGAGCACAAGCTGGGCACGACGGTGATCCAACAGCGTCCGCAGAGGGTGGCCGTGCTCGACATGAACGAAGTCGATTTCCTCGACCAGCTGGGCGTGCCCGTGGCCGGCATGGTGAAGGATTATGTGCCGCATTTCCTCACGCGCTACAAGGACGACGCGAACATCCGCGACCTGGGCGCCATAGTGCAGCCGAACCTGGAACACATCCACGCGCTCCAGCCCGATCTGATACTGATGACGTCGATCCAGGCCAACCATTACAAGGAACTGAGCCAGATCGCGCCTACCCTGCATTTCGACGTGGATTACCAGAACAGCGAAAGCCAGCACATCGAGGTGGTCAAGCAGCACTTGCTGACCCTGGGCCGCATCTTCGGCAAGGAAGATCTCGCCAGCCGGAAAGCCGCCGAGCTTGACGCGAAGGTGACGGATGCGCGCAAAATGACGCAGGAGCGTCCCGAGAAGGCGCTCATCGTGCTGCACAATAATGGCGCCTTCAGCTCCTTTGGCGTGCGGTCGCGCTACGGTTTCGTCTTCGATGCGCTGGGCGTGAAACCGGCCAGCACGGCCATCGAAGCGGGCTTGCATGGGCAACCGATTTCCAGCGAATTCATCCAGCAAGCCAACCCCGACATCATCTATGTGGTCGACCGGACGGCCGTGATGGAACACCGTCCCGTCATGACGGCCGAGCAGATGGCCAATCCGCTGCTGCGCCAGACCAATGCCTGGAAGAACGGCCGCGTGGTCTTCGTCGATGCGGACGCCTGGTACATCACGGCGGCCAGCGTGACGTCGCTGAAGCGGGTGATCGACGACGTGCTCAGGGGCTATCAATAA
- a CDS encoding TonB-dependent receptor: protein MTHRMATRHLPALNLSRIANAVQLALVTGLTMGALGVAAPPAYAQAGAGQARQAFSVPAGALGSALNIFAAEAGVELTVEASLLQGKNSAGLSGSYSVPEGFYELLRGHGLQAVREGNGSYTVRREAVHGAAAEAAATMPAVTVWGKGNTVTDAYAGGQVASGGRVGFLGDKDFMETPFNTISYTDKFIEDRQARDITDVIAATDPTVFSSGMTGIIGENYSIRGFSSNIGDVAFGGLYGISPYYRTSPEMFERIEVLKGPSALLNGMPPGGSVGGSINLVPKRAGETPLARVTASYMSDAQFGGHIDLGQRFGEHKQFGIRVNGVYRDGDGAIDHQKKKTRLVSVGLDWRGNGARLSADLYHSEDRADGLNRGVNLAPGLPVPRPPKAETLLNPSWAFYDTKDKGAMLRGELDLNAQVMAYAAVGASRADYQSTGAYLIQVFNTAGDYRTNLADLGFDVEKQSAEIGLRGKLRTGDIGHQWAVNATYYHHTDKQYGRRNTLAKDWITNIYHPVWGPATRFEAPQISKAELRLASVGLVDTLSFAQDTVQLTVGLRRQEVLSDSFNIKTGARTSRYDEGATTPAVALLVKASKTISLYGNYIEGLSQGATAPLTAANSGEVFAPYKSKQAELGVKVDLGEFAHTVSLYEIKRPSSYVDPVSNVFSFGGEQRNRGVDWGFFGSPLRDVRLMGGVAYVDPVLSKTVGGANQGKQATGVPKLQAKLGVEWDTPAIPGVTLTANATAASKQYINADNSMSVPGRTVFDLGARYATQAAGRPLTVRASVTNVGNRAYWALPQWTSLGLGAPRTFMLSATTEF, encoded by the coding sequence ATGACACACCGCATGGCAACGCGCCACCTTCCCGCCTTGAACCTGAGCCGCATCGCCAACGCCGTGCAACTGGCGCTCGTCACGGGCTTGACCATGGGGGCGCTGGGCGTCGCGGCTCCGCCGGCCTACGCGCAAGCGGGGGCGGGGCAGGCCCGGCAAGCGTTCAGCGTGCCGGCCGGTGCGCTGGGCTCGGCGCTCAACATTTTCGCCGCCGAGGCGGGCGTGGAATTGACGGTCGAGGCGAGCCTGCTGCAAGGCAAGAACAGCGCCGGCCTGTCCGGCAGTTACAGCGTGCCCGAAGGCTTTTATGAATTGCTGCGCGGCCACGGCTTGCAGGCCGTACGCGAAGGCAATGGCAGCTATACGGTGCGCCGCGAAGCGGTGCATGGCGCAGCCGCCGAGGCCGCCGCGACCATGCCGGCTGTGACGGTGTGGGGCAAGGGCAACACGGTGACGGATGCTTACGCGGGTGGCCAAGTGGCGTCCGGCGGCCGCGTGGGATTCCTGGGCGACAAGGATTTCATGGAAACCCCGTTCAACACCATCAGCTATACGGATAAATTCATCGAAGACCGCCAGGCGCGCGACATCACCGATGTGATTGCCGCCACCGATCCCACCGTCTTCAGCAGCGGCATGACGGGCATCATCGGCGAGAACTATTCGATACGGGGCTTCAGCTCGAATATCGGCGACGTCGCGTTTGGCGGCCTGTACGGCATCTCGCCGTATTACCGCACCTCGCCTGAAATGTTCGAGCGCATCGAGGTGCTGAAAGGGCCATCGGCCTTGCTCAATGGCATGCCACCGGGCGGCTCGGTGGGCGGCAGCATCAACCTCGTGCCCAAGCGCGCGGGCGAGACGCCGCTGGCGAGGGTGACGGCATCGTATATGTCGGATGCGCAGTTCGGTGGGCATATTGATCTGGGCCAGCGCTTTGGCGAGCATAAACAGTTCGGCATCCGCGTCAACGGCGTCTACCGCGATGGCGACGGCGCCATCGACCACCAGAAAAAGAAGACCCGGCTCGTCTCCGTGGGCCTGGACTGGCGTGGCAACGGCGCGCGCCTGTCCGCCGACCTGTACCACAGCGAGGACCGTGCCGATGGCTTGAACCGGGGCGTCAACCTGGCCCCCGGCTTGCCCGTGCCGCGTCCGCCGAAAGCGGAAACCTTGCTCAATCCCAGCTGGGCGTTTTACGACACCAAGGACAAGGGCGCCATGCTGCGCGGCGAGCTGGACTTGAATGCGCAGGTGATGGCGTATGCCGCCGTGGGGGCCAGCCGGGCCGATTACCAGTCGACGGGCGCCTACCTGATCCAGGTGTTCAACACGGCCGGCGACTACCGCACCAATCTTGCCGACCTGGGTTTTGACGTGGAAAAGCAGTCAGCGGAAATTGGTTTGCGGGGCAAGTTGCGCACGGGCGACATCGGCCATCAATGGGCCGTCAACGCCACGTATTACCACCACACGGACAAGCAGTACGGACGCCGCAATACCCTGGCGAAAGACTGGATCACGAATATCTACCACCCCGTCTGGGGGCCGGCGACGCGCTTCGAGGCGCCGCAAATTTCCAAGGCGGAATTGCGCCTGGCCAGTGTCGGCCTGGTCGACACGCTGTCCTTTGCGCAAGACACCGTGCAGCTGACGGTGGGTCTGCGCCGCCAGGAAGTACTCAGCGACAGCTTCAATATCAAGACGGGCGCGCGCACCTCGCGCTATGACGAAGGCGCCACCACGCCGGCCGTCGCCCTGCTGGTCAAGGCCAGCAAGACTATCTCTCTGTACGGCAATTACATCGAAGGCTTGAGCCAGGGCGCCACGGCGCCGTTGACGGCGGCCAACTCGGGCGAAGTCTTTGCGCCCTACAAGTCGAAACAGGCGGAGCTTGGCGTCAAGGTCGACCTGGGCGAGTTCGCGCATACGGTCAGCCTGTATGAAATCAAGCGGCCCAGCAGCTATGTTGACCCGGTCAGCAATGTCTTTTCCTTTGGCGGGGAACAGCGCAACCGCGGCGTCGACTGGGGCTTCTTCGGTTCGCCCTTGCGCGACGTGCGCCTGATGGGCGGCGTGGCGTATGTCGACCCCGTCTTGAGCAAGACGGTGGGCGGCGCCAACCAGGGCAAGCAGGCCACGGGCGTGCCCAAGCTGCAAGCCAAGCTCGGCGTCGAGTGGGATACGCCCGCCATCCCCGGCGTGACCCTGACGGCGAATGCGACGGCGGCATCGAAGCAATACATCAATGCCGACAATTCGATGTCCGTGCCGGGCCGTACCGTGTTTGACCTGGGCGCCCGCTATGCGACGCAGGCGGCGGGCCGGCCCCTGACCGTGCGCGCCAGCGTGACGAACGTCGGCAACCGGGCGTACTGGGCGCTGCCGCAATGGACCAGCCTGGGCCTGGGTGCGCCGCGCACTTTCATGCTGTCGGCCACGACGGAGTTTTAA
- a CDS encoding MipA/OmpV family protein, with the protein MNIARTLLTASALFAALAPARAAEAPLPLWEAGVFGGTAVTPAYPGASERSTRSLALPYLIYRGKVLRADRSGVGARLFNTDRLDFDIGFALSLPARSSDVPARRGMPDLGTLVEFGPRLKIKLAEPTQHSRLGLELPLRAVIEARGGLRRQGTTFEPRLLYRLNDDGQAWHVDASLGAVLGNAAINDYLYGVNPAFATSQRPAYAAKSGLMLTRLGLGGSYRLQRDWRAFAFLRYDNYSGAANRASPLLRQNSGTSAGIGLMWTWRRSDSLARGPDD; encoded by the coding sequence ATGAATATCGCACGCACCTTGCTGACAGCATCGGCCCTCTTCGCCGCCTTGGCGCCGGCGCGCGCCGCCGAAGCACCGCTGCCCTTATGGGAAGCGGGCGTGTTTGGCGGCACGGCCGTCACACCCGCCTATCCGGGCGCCAGCGAACGCTCGACGCGCAGCCTGGCCCTGCCCTATCTGATTTATCGCGGGAAAGTGTTGCGCGCAGATCGCTCCGGCGTGGGCGCGCGCCTGTTCAACACGGACCGCCTCGACTTCGATATCGGTTTTGCCCTGTCCTTGCCGGCCCGCTCCAGCGACGTGCCGGCCCGGCGCGGTATGCCAGACCTGGGTACGCTGGTGGAATTTGGCCCGCGCCTGAAAATCAAACTGGCCGAGCCGACCCAGCACAGCCGCCTGGGACTGGAACTGCCCTTGCGCGCCGTCATCGAAGCGCGCGGCGGCCTGCGCCGCCAGGGCACCACCTTCGAGCCGCGCCTGCTCTACCGTCTGAACGATGACGGCCAGGCATGGCACGTCGATGCCAGCCTGGGCGCCGTGCTGGGCAATGCCGCCATCAACGATTACTTGTATGGCGTCAACCCCGCGTTTGCCACCAGTCAGCGCCCCGCGTATGCGGCAAAAAGCGGGCTGATGCTCACGCGCCTGGGCCTCGGTGGTTCGTACCGGCTGCAGCGGGACTGGCGCGCCTTTGCTTTTTTGCGCTACGACAACTACTCAGGCGCCGCCAACCGCGCCAGCCCCCTGCTGCGCCAGAACAGCGGCACCTCGGCCGGCATCGGCCTGATGTGGACGTGGCGCCGCTCGGACAGTCTGGCGCGGGGTCCAGACGACTAG
- a CDS encoding type II asparaginase yields the protein MFSRKFHSCAQLMLATMLMGFIAASPARAQQAAVKLPNVVILATGGTIAGSGADSTTTVGYTSATVGVERLIAAVPELKKVANVKGEQVFQIASESMGNSHWLALAKRINVLLASNEVDGVVVTHGTDTIEETAYFLNLTVKSHKPVVVVGAMRPSTAISADGPINLYNAVMLAGSKEAVGKGVLVALNDQINAAREVTKTNTSTTDTFKSPELGMLGYIQGSKAFFYRQSTRKHTLESEFDISKLDALPQVDIVYGYANMNRVGMDAFIAAGAKGIIHAGVGDGSVAAQMKPALVEARQKGVLIVRSSRVGQGIVARNGEANDDELDSVVSDTLNPQKARILLMLALTKTNSTQEIQRIFYTY from the coding sequence ATGTTTTCACGCAAATTCCATTCTTGTGCACAGCTGATGCTGGCTACCATGCTGATGGGCTTTATCGCCGCCTCCCCCGCGCGCGCGCAGCAGGCGGCCGTCAAATTGCCGAATGTAGTGATTCTGGCCACGGGCGGCACCATCGCCGGCAGCGGCGCCGACAGCACCACCACCGTCGGCTACACCTCGGCCACCGTGGGCGTCGAGCGCCTGATCGCGGCCGTGCCGGAATTGAAGAAAGTGGCAAACGTAAAAGGCGAGCAAGTGTTCCAGATCGCCAGCGAAAGCATGGGTAATAGCCACTGGCTGGCCCTGGCCAAGCGCATCAACGTGCTGCTCGCCTCGAACGAGGTCGATGGCGTGGTCGTGACGCACGGCACCGACACCATCGAGGAAACGGCGTATTTCCTGAACCTGACCGTGAAAAGCCATAAACCGGTGGTCGTGGTGGGCGCCATGCGTCCATCGACGGCCATTTCGGCTGACGGCCCGATCAACCTGTACAACGCCGTGATGCTGGCAGGTAGCAAGGAAGCCGTGGGCAAGGGCGTGCTGGTGGCCTTGAACGACCAGATCAACGCCGCGCGCGAAGTGACCAAAACCAACACTTCGACGACCGACACCTTCAAGTCGCCGGAACTGGGCATGCTTGGCTACATTCAGGGCAGCAAGGCCTTCTTCTACCGCCAGTCGACGCGCAAGCACACCCTGGAATCGGAATTTGACATCAGCAAGCTCGATGCCCTGCCGCAAGTGGACATCGTTTACGGCTACGCCAACATGAACCGTGTCGGCATGGACGCCTTCATCGCCGCTGGCGCCAAGGGCATCATCCACGCAGGCGTCGGCGATGGCAGCGTGGCCGCGCAAATGAAGCCGGCCCTGGTGGAAGCGCGCCAGAAGGGCGTGCTGATCGTGCGTTCGAGCCGTGTCGGCCAGGGCATCGTGGCGCGCAATGGCGAAGCCAACGACGATGAACTCGACAGTGTCGTGTCCGACACCCTGAATCCGCAAAAAGCCCGCATCCTGCTGATGCTGGCCTTGACCAAAACAAATAGCACGCAAGAAATCCAGCGTATTTTCTACACGTATTGA
- a CDS encoding MOSC domain-containing protein: protein MAILSDIILYPIKSCAGIHLREAVLTRSGLMSEHVFDREWMVVDEQGRFLTQREHPRMALIVPSIKATTLELRAPGMLRLEIELGLPHPQLAPMLDVQVWDDSVRAYDCDDVTATWFSNAIGVPCRLVRFHPDVVRATSTKWTDGVAAETMFADGYPVLIAGAASLDDVNDKLRAAGREALPMNRFRPNLVIGDIGAFEEDYADFLQFGATVLKPVKPCSRCPIPSVDQATGVPGPDPLDVMHGYRAKPELDGAICFGMNAIVTEGGDERIVVGQDIGFELAF from the coding sequence ATGGCTATCCTGTCCGACATCATCCTGTATCCGATCAAATCGTGCGCCGGCATCCATTTGCGCGAAGCGGTCCTGACGCGCTCGGGGCTGATGAGCGAGCACGTGTTCGACCGCGAATGGATGGTGGTCGATGAGCAGGGCCGCTTCCTGACCCAGCGCGAACATCCGCGCATGGCGCTGATCGTGCCGTCCATCAAGGCCACCACCCTGGAATTGCGCGCGCCGGGCATGCTGCGCCTGGAAATCGAGCTGGGTTTGCCGCATCCGCAACTGGCACCGATGCTGGACGTGCAAGTGTGGGACGATAGCGTGCGCGCCTACGATTGCGACGACGTCACGGCCACCTGGTTTTCCAACGCCATCGGCGTGCCGTGCCGGCTGGTGCGCTTTCACCCGGACGTGGTGCGCGCCACGAGCACCAAATGGACGGACGGCGTGGCTGCCGAGACCATGTTTGCCGATGGCTACCCGGTGCTGATCGCCGGCGCCGCTTCGCTCGATGACGTCAACGACAAGCTGCGCGCCGCCGGCCGCGAGGCCTTGCCGATGAACCGTTTCCGCCCCAACCTCGTCATCGGCGACATCGGCGCCTTCGAGGAAGACTACGCCGACTTCCTGCAATTCGGCGCGACCGTGCTAAAACCCGTCAAGCCGTGCTCGCGCTGCCCGATCCCGTCGGTGGACCAGGCCACGGGCGTGCCCGGACCGGACCCGCTCGATGTCATGCATGGCTACCGCGCCAAGCCCGAGCTCGACGGCGCCATCTGCTTCGGCATGAACGCCATCGTCACCGAAGGCGGCGATGAGCGTATCGTGGTGGGGCAGGACATCGGTTTCGAACTGGCATTTTAA
- a CDS encoding GGDEF domain-containing protein, protein MNQAIPPDPRIASLEAENQALRARMAFLLEQVERNHDIMCRHQAFDLEIVGASTFPELIGTIFRTLPVISDLDGVTLSLLDEDDDIVLVMEKLGVDFSAFPQLLFVHAVAELGFAAPKPVAEGEAALPPMPLLGAFDAAVHGPRFPGIDALRSVALVPLLRNKRLIGSLNLASSDVTRFTPALGTDFIKHMASIIAICLENVISNEMLKYIGLTDSLTGVYNRRYIDRRLLEEIARARRQNYCISCMYIDIDHFKLVNDTYGHQGGDEVLREVATRIRMELRRSDALGRFGGEEFVVLLIDADLDSATFVAERIRASIAGTMFDLPGSAQAWVSVSIGVASLEADAALLPIETVAQQLVAHADQALYQAKADGRNKVVSWQAQPG, encoded by the coding sequence ATGAATCAAGCAATACCGCCGGATCCGCGCATTGCCAGCCTCGAAGCCGAAAACCAGGCCTTGCGGGCGCGTATGGCTTTCCTGCTGGAACAGGTCGAGCGCAACCACGACATCATGTGCCGTCACCAGGCGTTCGACCTGGAAATCGTCGGCGCGTCCACGTTTCCCGAACTGATCGGCACCATCTTCCGCACCTTGCCCGTGATTTCCGACCTCGACGGCGTGACTTTGAGCCTGCTCGACGAGGATGACGATATCGTGCTGGTGATGGAAAAGCTGGGCGTCGATTTCAGCGCCTTTCCGCAGTTGCTGTTCGTGCATGCCGTGGCGGAGCTGGGTTTTGCCGCACCAAAGCCCGTGGCCGAGGGCGAAGCGGCCTTGCCGCCGATGCCGCTGCTGGGGGCCTTCGATGCGGCCGTGCATGGCCCGCGTTTTCCGGGTATCGATGCGCTGCGCAGCGTGGCGCTGGTGCCCTTGCTGCGCAACAAGCGCCTGATTGGCAGCCTGAACCTGGCCAGCAGCGACGTGACGCGCTTTACGCCCGCGCTGGGCACGGATTTCATCAAGCACATGGCGTCCATCATCGCCATTTGCCTGGAAAACGTGATCAGCAATGAAATGCTCAAATACATCGGCTTGACCGATTCTCTGACGGGCGTCTATAACCGCCGCTATATCGACCGCCGCCTGCTGGAAGAAATCGCCCGCGCGCGGCGCCAGAATTATTGCATCTCATGCATGTATATCGACATCGACCATTTCAAATTGGTCAATGACACGTACGGCCACCAGGGCGGCGATGAAGTGCTGCGCGAAGTGGCGACGCGCATCCGCATGGAATTGCGCCGCTCGGACGCGCTGGGCCGCTTCGGCGGCGAGGAATTCGTCGTGCTGCTGATCGACGCCGACCTCGACAGCGCGACCTTCGTGGCCGAGCGCATCCGCGCCAGCATCGCCGGCACCATGTTCGACTTGCCGGGCAGCGCGCAAGCGTGGGTCAGCGTGTCGATCGGCGTGGCCAGCCTGGAAGCGGACGCGGCGCTACTCCCCATCGAAACGGTGGCGCAGCAACTGGTGGCGCATGCCGACCAGGCCCTGTACCAGGCCAAGGCCGATGGCCGCAACAAGGTCGTCAGCTGGCAGGCACAGCCCGGTTAA
- a CDS encoding monovalent cation:proton antiporter family protein has translation MFSSLELTLMLLGSAVLGVVAFRMLHLPPMLGYLAVGIVIGPHALGLAAENEASHTLAEFGVVFLMFSIGLEFSLPKFLAMRRIVFGLGMAQVVTTIIATVVFGWLVGHYLSAYIHLSWQAAFALGGALAMSSTAIVSKMLTERLELESEHGRKIIGILLFQDLAVVPLLILIPALTRDSDNLAETLAWAGGKALVVLILLLFIGQKLVRGWLTIVAKRRSQELFMLNLLLITLGAAWITERAGLSLALGAFVAGMLISETEFKHQVEEDIKPFRDVLLGLFFITVGMLLNIRVVLDNWWLVLLLLCGPVLLKFALIAGLARLFGSSNGVALRTGLGLAQAGEFGFVLLNLAGGIKLMDPFVVQVVLASMVLSMLVAPFLIAKSDAIVMKLAANDWMMQSLALTKIATRTMASQKHVLIAGFGRSGQSLATLLAEEKIEYHALDLDPERVQEAQLAGAHVSYGDAGRRESLVAAGIYRASAVVITYANTPSALKLLHLLNEMAPTLPVIVRSHDDTDLDQLKKAGAAEVVPELMEGSLMLASHALIMMGVPLRRVVHRVQAAREERYASLRGYFHGSSDAGDDAELERLHTVTVSEGAHCVGLPLSTIDVAGCGAAVTTIRRGRGRLDVTPETQLASGDVVVLRGTADAVAKAETLLLK, from the coding sequence ATGTTTTCCTCGCTTGAACTGACCCTGATGTTACTCGGCAGCGCCGTGCTGGGCGTGGTCGCTTTCAGAATGTTGCATTTGCCGCCCATGCTGGGCTACCTGGCCGTTGGCATCGTCATCGGCCCCCACGCGCTGGGTCTGGCAGCGGAAAACGAGGCCAGCCACACCCTGGCCGAATTCGGCGTCGTCTTCCTGATGTTTTCCATCGGGCTCGAATTTTCTCTGCCCAAGTTCCTCGCCATGCGGCGCATCGTCTTCGGCCTTGGCATGGCGCAGGTGGTCACCACCATCATCGCCACCGTCGTCTTCGGCTGGCTCGTCGGACATTATCTGTCCGCCTACATCCACCTGAGCTGGCAAGCCGCGTTCGCCCTGGGCGGCGCGCTGGCCATGTCGTCGACGGCCATCGTCTCGAAAATGCTCACGGAGCGGCTGGAGCTCGAAAGCGAACACGGCCGCAAGATCATCGGCATCTTGCTGTTCCAGGACCTGGCCGTCGTGCCCCTGCTGATCCTGATTCCCGCCCTCACGCGCGATTCGGACAACCTGGCCGAAACCCTGGCCTGGGCCGGCGGCAAGGCCCTCGTCGTACTGATCCTGCTGCTGTTCATCGGCCAGAAACTGGTGCGCGGCTGGCTGACCATCGTCGCCAAGCGCCGCTCGCAAGAATTGTTCATGCTCAACCTGCTGCTGATCACCCTCGGCGCGGCCTGGATCACGGAGCGGGCCGGGCTGTCGCTGGCCTTGGGCGCGTTTGTTGCCGGAATGCTCATTTCCGAGACGGAATTCAAGCACCAGGTGGAAGAGGATATCAAGCCCTTCCGCGACGTGCTGCTGGGCCTGTTCTTCATCACCGTCGGCATGCTGCTCAATATCCGCGTCGTACTCGACAACTGGTGGCTCGTCTTGCTGCTGCTGTGCGGCCCCGTGCTGCTGAAATTCGCGCTGATCGCGGGCCTGGCCCGGCTATTCGGCTCCAGCAACGGCGTGGCCCTGCGCACGGGACTGGGACTGGCGCAGGCGGGCGAGTTCGGCTTCGTGCTGCTGAACCTGGCTGGCGGCATCAAGCTGATGGACCCGTTCGTCGTGCAGGTGGTGCTGGCCTCGATGGTGCTGTCGATGCTGGTGGCGCCCTTCCTCATCGCCAAGTCCGACGCCATCGTCATGAAACTGGCGGCCAACGACTGGATGATGCAATCGCTGGCGCTGACCAAGATCGCCACGCGCACCATGGCCTCGCAGAAACACGTGCTGATCGCCGGCTTCGGGCGCAGCGGACAAAGCCTGGCCACCCTGCTGGCGGAAGAAAAGATCGAATACCACGCGCTGGACCTGGACCCGGAACGGGTGCAGGAAGCGCAGCTGGCTGGCGCCCATGTGTCGTATGGCGACGCGGGCCGGCGCGAAAGCCTGGTGGCGGCCGGTATCTACCGGGCCAGCGCCGTGGTGATCACGTACGCGAACACGCCCTCGGCCTTGAAATTATTGCATTTACTTAACGAAATGGCGCCGACCTTGCCCGTCATCGTGCGCAGCCACGACGATACCGACCTCGACCAGCTGAAGAAGGCGGGCGCGGCCGAAGTGGTGCCGGAATTGATGGAAGGCAGTCTGATGCTCGCTTCGCACGCGCTGATCATGATGGGCGTGCCCCTGCGCCGCGTGGTGCACCGGGTGCAGGCGGCGCGCGAGGAGCGTTATGCGTCCCTGCGCGGCTATTTCCACGGTTCCAGCGACGCGGGTGACGATGCCGAGCTGGAGCGCCTGCATACGGTCACCGTCAGCGAAGGCGCGCACTGCGTGGGCTTGCCCCTGAGCACGATCGACGTGGCCGGCTGCGGCGCTGCCGTGACGACCATTCGCCGCGGCCGCGGCCGCCTTGATGTCACGCCCGAGACGCAACTGGCCAGCGGCGACGTGGTGGTGCTGCGCGGCACGGCCGACGCCGTGGCCAAAGCGGAAACGTTACTGTTAAAGTAA